The following coding sequences lie in one Zingiber officinale cultivar Zhangliang chromosome 2B, Zo_v1.1, whole genome shotgun sequence genomic window:
- the LOC122048948 gene encoding auxin-induced protein 22D-like → MASYVEDTELRLGLPGSDAPASRGSKRSLPENSSAGDESCCRNDGSASAAKAQVVGWPPIGTYRKNNFQAMKVETMVVEPEASGLYVKVSMDGAPYLRKIDLKVYKGYQELKEALDSMFKCFSQGELSRKEGCNGSEYAIAYQDKDGDLMLVGDVPWEMFTSSCKRLRIMKGSEARGLEFRQ, encoded by the exons ATGGCGAGCTACGTCGAGGATACCGAGCTGCGCCTCGGTTTGCCGGGATCCGATGCGCCGGCGTCAAGGGGTAGCAAGCGATCGCTGCCGGAGAATAGCTCAGCGGGGGACGAATCCTGCTGCCGGAATGACGGATCTGCCTCGGCGGCGAA GGCGCAAGTGGTTGGGTGGCCGCCGATCGGAACGTACAGGAAGAATAACTTCCAGGCGATGAAAGTGGAGACGATGGTGGTGGAGCCGGAGGCTTCTGGGCTGTATGTGAAGGTTAGCATGGATGGGGCTCCTTATTTGAGGAAGATTGATCTCAAGGTTTACAAGGGGTACCAAGAGCTCAAAGAGGCCTTGGACAGCATGTTCAAGTGCTTTTCCCAAG GAGAATTATCAAGGAAAGAAGGGTGTAATGGATCTGAATATGCTATTGCTTATCAAGACAAAGATGGAGATTTGATGTTGGTCGGAGATGTTCCTTGGGA GATGTTTACATCTTCTTGCAAAAGGCTAAGGATAATGAAAGGATCTGAAGCAAGAGGTTTAGAATTCAGACAATAA